Proteins encoded by one window of Bacteroidota bacterium:
- a CDS encoding fibronectin type III domain-containing protein, whose amino-acid sequence MRRLPSAIVIYIIAISCCIFTSASFSQTDTLTIATYNILNYPGTDAATRNPFFRRVIHTMKPDVLVVQEMLSQTGVTTFLNEVMNKYQVGLYSTVPFNDGPDTDNSFYYKSDKITYIGAQYINTALRRIAEYTFQHNNSGEVIKIYSLHLKASATTNDENKRLAEVTILRNHMNALPANTNFIVGGDFNIYKSTEPAYQKLIGSEADNDGRCYDPKTLTGTWNQSGYAIHHTQSPRVRAFGGGSNGGMDDRFDMLLNSWSLTDNLISASYKAYGNDGNHYNDSINRLPNTAVPDSVAHGLHYAADHIPVVAKYVFQSLSAFNLLTPTNNSIDQSISGLLTWQASTGATGYDVYLGTVNPPTTIVSINQTGTSYPYSGTTYNTTYYWKVVAKNSTNTLEATGSPWNFKTIALPAPGSFNLSLPTDGAINQPRSGNLTWSSSSLAAGYDVYLDTLNNPLTIVSSNQTATSFEYQNLISGRTYYWKVIAKNATGTTVGTGSSRSFTIANVPLAPSNFHVIDKSENRIYLGWVDNANDELGYRVYRHNGLAKSNVSGDLPPNTTSFTDTFLLPNTQYIYEVLAYNLQGEGNYASVTSYTLAEVPDIKDKFTYGTTSIYVVIDTKSNPSVTEFAIKVTSDSLIDAYVQNDGTLGIDPVWKTYPVWNGNAGVQVVGLNVATEYFIMTLARNEESNISSMVNFKYITTGSFLVSRNVNQGWNLLSVPVERTDLRKIVVFPFAISSAFAYQGGYSISDTLEYGKGYWLKFNSSIPIEVGGTEKYSDTIRVVAGWNLIGSISSPVAVANIVQDPPGVAASGYWGYDNGYTSAENIEPMKAYWVKANGSGKIILNSVAKSNSKNATAASHISANKLKFSDKTGKQQVLFFGDEVIFPLEKFELPPIPPSDAFDIRFETGRTAALINDHKKHRILLQTSTLPLYLEWEITDNLIYRITDRQGNFDYELKGTGNISLNNELIKSISLERLAGTAQSENILNYALMQNYPNPFNPLTIVNYQLPIDNYVTLKVYDILGKEVAIVVDKFQETGSYSVEFDAKNLSGGMYYYKLQAGTYSEIRKMILLK is encoded by the coding sequence ATGCGCCGTCTCCCGAGCGCTATTGTAATATACATAATAGCAATATCGTGCTGCATTTTTACGTCAGCATCTTTCAGTCAAACCGATACCTTAACGATAGCCACTTACAATATTTTAAATTATCCCGGAACTGATGCCGCTACACGAAATCCATTCTTCCGAAGAGTAATACATACAATGAAGCCGGACGTACTAGTTGTTCAAGAAATGCTAAGTCAAACTGGAGTGACTACTTTTTTGAATGAGGTAATGAATAAGTATCAGGTAGGATTGTATTCTACAGTTCCTTTTAATGATGGACCAGATACGGATAACAGCTTTTATTATAAATCGGATAAGATAACATACATTGGGGCACAATATATCAACACGGCTTTAAGAAGAATTGCTGAATATACATTCCAGCATAATAACAGCGGTGAAGTGATAAAAATATATTCGCTTCATCTTAAAGCCAGTGCGACTACAAATGATGAGAATAAGCGATTAGCTGAAGTTACGATTTTGAGAAATCATATGAATGCATTGCCTGCGAATACAAATTTTATTGTGGGTGGCGATTTTAATATTTACAAAAGCACCGAGCCTGCATACCAAAAATTAATAGGAAGCGAAGCCGATAACGACGGAAGGTGCTACGACCCGAAAACTTTGACCGGGACGTGGAATCAAAGTGGCTACGCGATTCACCATACTCAGTCGCCTCGTGTGCGTGCCTTTGGTGGTGGTTCCAATGGTGGGATGGACGACCGTTTTGATATGTTGTTGAATTCATGGAGTCTCACAGACAATCTCATTAGTGCATCATACAAAGCTTACGGTAACGATGGCAACCACTATAACGATTCGATAAACCGTTTACCAAACACAGCAGTTCCCGATAGCGTTGCTCACGGGCTACATTATGCCGCCGACCATATTCCAGTAGTAGCAAAATATGTTTTTCAATCTTTGTCGGCTTTTAATTTACTTACTCCTACCAATAATTCTATAGATCAATCAATCAGCGGTTTGTTAACTTGGCAAGCCTCTACCGGTGCAACCGGTTATGATGTTTATTTGGGAACTGTCAATCCACCTACCACAATCGTAAGCATAAATCAAACTGGTACTTCATATCCATATAGCGGAACCACTTATAATACAACTTACTATTGGAAGGTTGTAGCAAAAAATAGTACTAATACACTTGAAGCCACAGGTTCACCTTGGAATTTTAAAACCATTGCATTACCTGCGCCAGGTAGTTTTAATTTGTCGTTACCAACGGACGGTGCAATCAATCAGCCGCGTTCAGGAAATTTAACTTGGAGTTCATCCTCTCTTGCAGCCGGATATGATGTTTATTTGGATACGCTGAATAATCCATTAACGATAGTGAGTTCAAATCAAACTGCCACTTCGTTTGAGTATCAGAATTTAATATCAGGTAGAACATACTATTGGAAAGTTATTGCAAAGAATGCTACTGGAACGACCGTAGGTACCGGTTCATCTCGAAGCTTCACAATTGCGAATGTTCCTTTAGCACCTTCAAATTTTCATGTAATCGATAAGTCGGAAAACCGAATTTATTTAGGATGGGTCGATAATGCAAACGACGAGTTGGGTTACCGCGTTTACCGTCACAACGGTCTTGCAAAATCAAATGTCAGCGGCGACCTTCCACCCAATACAACTTCGTTTACTGATACTTTTCTGTTGCCGAATACTCAATATATTTATGAAGTGTTAGCGTATAATTTGCAAGGTGAGGGGAATTATGCCTCGGTTACAAGTTATACATTAGCAGAGGTGCCTGATATCAAAGACAAATTTACATACGGAACTACTTCGATTTATGTTGTGATAGATACAAAATCAAATCCAAGCGTAACTGAATTTGCAATAAAAGTTACAAGCGACAGTTTAATTGATGCTTATGTTCAGAACGATGGAACATTAGGAATTGATCCTGTTTGGAAAACTTATCCAGTTTGGAACGGGAATGCCGGAGTTCAAGTTGTTGGACTGAATGTTGCCACGGAATATTTTATTATGACTCTGGCTCGGAATGAGGAGAGTAACATTAGCTCAATGGTTAATTTTAAATATATCACAACTGGATCATTTTTGGTATCACGAAATGTGAATCAGGGCTGGAATTTACTTTCAGTACCGGTGGAAAGAACTGATTTAAGAAAAATTGTTGTCTTTCCGTTTGCTATTTCATCGGCGTTTGCATATCAAGGAGGTTATTCTATCAGCGACACTCTTGAATATGGAAAAGGTTATTGGCTAAAATTTAACAGCTCCATACCAATAGAAGTCGGTGGGACCGAAAAATACTCGGATACAATTCGAGTCGTTGCCGGCTGGAATTTAATCGGGTCGATTAGTAGTCCTGTTGCAGTCGCAAATATCGTACAAGACCCCCCCGGTGTTGCTGCCTCAGGTTATTGGGGATACGATAACGGATACACATCAGCCGAAAATATTGAACCGATGAAAGCTTATTGGGTGAAGGCAAATGGTTCAGGAAAAATAATACTAAATAGTGTTGCCAAATCAAATTCTAAAAACGCCACAGCCGCTTCTCATATCAGTGCGAATAAATTAAAATTCAGCGATAAAACAGGCAAACAGCAGGTTTTATTTTTTGGTGACGAAGTTATTTTTCCTCTCGAAAAATTTGAATTACCTCCTATACCACCATCCGATGCCTTTGATATTCGATTTGAGACAGGACGTACTGCGGCTTTAATCAACGATCATAAAAAGCATCGCATATTATTACAAACTTCAACGCTTCCGTTGTATCTTGAGTGGGAGATTACGGATAACTTGATTTACAGAATTACTGACCGGCAGGGAAATTTCGATTATGAATTGAAAGGTACAGGAAATATTTCTCTTAACAACGAATTGATAAAATCGATTTCATTGGAGCGACTTGCTGGTACCGCTCAAAGTGAAAATATATTAAACTATGCTTTGATGCAGAACTATCCCAATCCGTTCAATCCATTGACAATTGTCAATTATCAATTGCCAATTGACAATTATGTTACACTAAAAGTATATGATATTTTGGGGAAGGAAGTTGCAATTGTTGTTGATAAATTTCAGGAGACGGGCAGTTACAGCGTGGAGTTTGATGCTAAAAATTTATCTGGCGGAATGTATTATTATAAATTACAAGCCGGTACCTATTCAGAAATCCGTAAAATGATTTTATTAAAATAA
- a CDS encoding sigma-70 family RNA polymerase sigma factor — protein sequence MLTKQLKLEDDDLIQIARTGDERAFTELVRRYEDMIYSFSYKVCRNKEKAEQTLQDTFINVYKNISSFRGDSKFSTWLYSIVTNNCMMKHRKRKLDDLWISYDESPTDGMEPSEYAAWDPSPAELLMDKELQEKMDAAILKLPQDYRVVFVLRDIEGRSAEETSKILKLSVPAVKSRLRRARVFLRDELNKYLTQ from the coding sequence ATGTTAACCAAACAATTAAAACTCGAAGACGACGACCTGATTCAAATCGCCCGCACAGGTGATGAACGCGCTTTTACTGAGCTTGTGCGCCGTTATGAAGATATGATCTACAGTTTCTCGTACAAGGTTTGCAGAAACAAAGAAAAAGCTGAACAAACTCTGCAGGATACTTTTATAAACGTTTATAAAAATATTTCAAGTTTTAGAGGCGACTCAAAATTTTCGACCTGGCTTTACAGTATTGTTACAAATAATTGTATGATGAAACACCGCAAACGTAAGTTGGACGATTTGTGGATTTCGTACGATGAATCACCAACCGATGGAATGGAACCAAGTGAATACGCTGCGTGGGATCCGTCGCCTGCTGAACTATTAATGGATAAAGAATTACAGGAAAAAATGGATGCAGCAATTTTAAAACTTCCGCAAGACTATAGAGTCGTATTTGTTCTGCGGGATATTGAAGGTCGCTCGGCAGAAGAAACTTCAAAAATTTTAAAGCTATCCGTTCCTGCAGTCAAATCGCGTTTGCGGCGTGCTCGGGTTTTTTTACGTGATGAATTGAATAAATATTTAACTCAATGA
- the phoU gene encoding phosphate signaling complex protein PhoU has translation MQRHFEMELESLKTNLIKMASVVEEAVGSSLKAFLEEDKQLAKQIIEGDKRINLLEIEIDLAIIDLLALQQPVAVDLRLILAAQKINNDLERIGDHAVNIAESALTIAQTGVHEPMLNLPKMCELAQQMLRDAIDSFIHDDPNLAQAVLQKDDIMDDMNRQTSKDVIGVMKDSCEMIEGCLHLMRISHNLERVADLATNIAEEVIFIKEARSVKHGVNKF, from the coding sequence ATGCAGCGGCACTTTGAAATGGAATTAGAAAGTTTAAAAACGAACTTAATTAAAATGGCGAGCGTAGTTGAGGAAGCAGTAGGTTCATCCCTCAAAGCATTTCTTGAAGAGGATAAGCAGCTTGCTAAACAAATTATTGAGGGGGATAAGCGAATTAATTTGTTAGAAATAGAAATTGATTTAGCCATCATTGACTTACTCGCTTTACAGCAACCGGTTGCTGTAGATTTGCGATTGATACTCGCTGCACAAAAAATTAATAACGACCTTGAACGAATTGGCGACCACGCTGTAAACATCGCGGAGTCGGCACTCACAATCGCTCAAACCGGCGTCCATGAACCCATGCTCAACCTCCCTAAAATGTGCGAACTTGCTCAACAAATGCTTCGCGATGCAATCGATAGTTTTATACACGATGATCCAAATCTTGCTCAGGCGGTTCTCCAAAAGGACGATATAATGGACGATATGAACCGCCAAACATCGAAGGATGTTATCGGTGTTATGAAAGACTCCTGTGAAATGATTGAGGGCTGTTTACATCTGATGCGGATTAGCCATAACCTCGAGCGAGTTGCCGACCTGGCTACAAACATTGCTGAAGAAGTAATTTTTATCAAAGAAGCCCGCTCAGTAAAACATGGTGTTAATAAGTTTTAA
- the pstB gene encoding phosphate ABC transporter ATP-binding protein PstB, with translation MNQNLKIRTKELNLFYGAKQALKNVTLDILPNNVTALIGPSGCGKSTFLRSLNRMNDLIDNVKTTGEVYVDDINIYDKNINVVELRKQVGMIFQKSNPFPKSIYENVAYGPKINGIRNKNILVEIVERSLKRAALWDEVKDELNKSGLALSGGQQQRLCIARALAVDPEILLMDEPASALDPLATAKIEELIYELKERYTIIIVTHNMQQAARVSDRTAFFYLGEMVEYDLTKKIFTTPAKKQTEDYITGRFG, from the coding sequence ATGAATCAAAATCTAAAAATACGAACAAAAGAATTAAATCTTTTTTACGGCGCCAAACAGGCATTAAAAAATGTTACGCTCGATATCTTGCCGAACAATGTAACAGCATTAATTGGACCGTCGGGCTGTGGTAAATCGACTTTCTTGCGCTCACTAAACCGGATGAACGACCTGATTGATAATGTGAAGACAACCGGCGAAGTTTATGTAGATGATATAAATATTTACGATAAGAATATAAATGTAGTGGAGCTGCGTAAACAGGTAGGTATGATTTTTCAGAAATCGAATCCGTTTCCAAAGTCAATCTACGAGAATGTTGCCTACGGTCCCAAAATAAACGGCATTCGGAATAAAAATATTTTAGTTGAAATTGTTGAAAGGAGTCTTAAACGCGCAGCTTTATGGGACGAGGTAAAGGACGAGTTGAATAAGAGTGGGCTAGCACTTTCGGGGGGACAGCAGCAACGTTTGTGTATAGCACGTGCTTTAGCGGTGGACCCCGAAATTTTATTGATGGATGAACCGGCAAGTGCGCTCGATCCACTTGCAACTGCCAAAATTGAAGAGCTTATTTATGAATTGAAAGAAAGATATACTATCATAATTGTAACTCATAATATGCAGCAAGCAGCACGAGTAAGCGATCGGACTGCATTTTTTTATTTAGGCGAAATGGTTGAGTACGATTTAACAAAGAAAATTTTTACAACCCCGGCGAAAAAGCAGACGGAAGATTACATCACGGGGCGGTTTGGCTAA
- the pstA gene encoding phosphate ABC transporter permease PstA: MRKKIFGGSVVFVSALAAFVIIFMVILMLGALFIGGSEKLTWEFLTTAPSDGMMSGGIFPAIIGTILLVLVMSVLGVPIGTLTAIYLTEYSNQRSFFSRTIQFAVNTLAGVPAIVFGLFGLGFFVQFVGGGMDKLFSGDGQLKWAQPNLLWASFTMAFLTLPVVIVSVVEALRAIPNELREASLALGATKWQTIYKVVVPNSLNGILTGAILAVGRGAGEVAPILFTGVAYYLPHLPGSLSDQFMNLGYHVYVMTTQSHDVEATLGIQYATTLVLLVLTFTLNFSAMFLRYKIRKRAIH, encoded by the coding sequence GTGAGGAAGAAAATTTTCGGAGGTTCGGTTGTTTTTGTCTCGGCTTTGGCTGCTTTTGTAATAATATTTATGGTTATATTAATGTTAGGCGCTTTATTTATAGGCGGAAGCGAGAAACTGACTTGGGAGTTTTTGACTACTGCGCCCTCGGATGGGATGATGAGTGGTGGTATTTTTCCGGCGATAATAGGAACGATTTTGCTTGTTCTTGTTATGTCTGTTCTTGGTGTTCCCATAGGTACGCTCACCGCAATCTATTTAACCGAGTATTCGAACCAACGTTCTTTTTTTTCTCGGACAATTCAATTCGCAGTGAATACACTTGCAGGAGTTCCGGCGATAGTTTTCGGACTTTTCGGACTCGGTTTCTTCGTGCAATTTGTTGGCGGTGGGATGGATAAATTATTTTCAGGCGACGGCCAACTAAAATGGGCACAACCCAACTTGCTATGGGCGAGCTTTACTATGGCTTTCTTAACTTTACCAGTTGTTATCGTTTCTGTGGTGGAAGCTTTACGCGCCATTCCGAACGAACTTCGTGAAGCGAGCTTGGCGCTGGGAGCAACAAAATGGCAAACAATTTACAAAGTTGTAGTGCCGAATTCATTAAACGGAATTTTAACAGGAGCCATACTCGCAGTAGGCAGAGGTGCCGGCGAAGTGGCACCAATCCTTTTTACAGGAGTAGCATATTATTTGCCGCATTTACCGGGAAGCTTATCCGACCAATTTATGAATTTAGGTTATCACGTTTATGTTATGACGACACAATCGCACGATGTTGAAGCAACACTCGGAATTCAGTACGCCACTACACTTGTCCTCTTAGTTTTAACTTTTACATTAAATTTTTCTGCAATGTTTTTAAGATATAAAATAAGGAAAAGAGCAATCCACTAA
- the pstC gene encoding phosphate ABC transporter permease subunit PstC produces the protein MDKKSHSGINGKYLLKKKFRFSEFFAESIIKSVAFVSFAVIILIFVFVFREAIPIFYSAEEKVVNTEKEFIQETYGEDESTSLKIDRGIRKSLEETDYEGEATFKNLTGKEWQPVSQNPKYGILPLIVGTFKVTMISVLVAAPISILAALFTAVFATKRLKEVMKPVMEILSGFPSVVIGFFALVAIATFLQNMFGYDFRLNAFVGGVALSLAVIPIIYTVTDDALTSVPKFMTEASLALGATKWQTALFVVLPAATPGVFAAVLLGVGRAFGETMIVLMATGNASLMSLDIFEPVRTLSATIGAEMAEVVFGDTHYNVLFLIGSILFIFTFTLNAIAEFYVRQKLLKRFRGVS, from the coding sequence ATGGATAAAAAATCACACTCCGGTATCAATGGAAAATACTTATTAAAGAAGAAATTCAGGTTTTCTGAATTCTTTGCTGAAAGCATTATCAAGTCCGTTGCATTCGTCTCTTTTGCAGTAATTATTTTAATTTTCGTTTTTGTATTCCGTGAAGCAATTCCAATTTTCTACTCAGCGGAAGAAAAAGTAGTCAATACTGAAAAAGAATTCATTCAGGAAACCTACGGCGAAGACGAATCAACTTCTTTAAAGATCGACAGAGGCATAAGAAAATCGCTCGAAGAAACAGATTACGAAGGCGAGGCGACATTCAAAAATTTAACCGGCAAAGAGTGGCAGCCGGTCTCTCAAAATCCCAAATACGGCATACTACCCCTAATCGTCGGGACATTTAAAGTAACAATGATCTCTGTATTGGTCGCAGCACCAATTTCTATACTCGCAGCTTTATTCACAGCGGTCTTCGCAACAAAGCGGCTTAAAGAAGTTATGAAACCGGTAATGGAAATTCTTTCTGGTTTTCCATCAGTTGTAATCGGTTTTTTTGCTTTGGTGGCAATTGCGACATTTCTCCAAAATATGTTCGGTTACGATTTCCGGCTAAATGCATTTGTAGGGGGAGTTGCCCTTTCGCTCGCAGTAATACCTATAATATACACAGTAACCGATGATGCGCTCACATCCGTACCGAAGTTTATGACCGAGGCGAGCTTGGCTTTAGGCGCGACCAAATGGCAAACAGCGTTGTTTGTCGTATTGCCTGCTGCAACGCCCGGAGTTTTTGCCGCAGTGTTGTTGGGAGTCGGTCGGGCATTTGGAGAGACCATGATTGTTCTGATGGCAACAGGCAATGCCTCGCTGATGTCGCTGGATATTTTTGAACCTGTCCGGACTTTGTCGGCAACAATTGGCGCCGAGATGGCAGAGGTTGTTTTCGGAGATACGCATTACAACGTTCTGTTCCTGATTGGGTCGATACTATTTATATTTACGTTTACCCTAAACGCCATTGCAGAATTTTATGTGCGGCAAAAACTTTTAAAAAGATTCAGGGGTGTGTCGTGA
- a CDS encoding phosphate ABC transporter substrate-binding protein has protein sequence MKTVIIIIMMALTFGFMMPTETITMKGSDTMVILAQRWAEVYMSKNKNFTIQVTGGGSGTGISALINGTTDICNSSRPMKRAEMDKLKQRYNTLGVEIKVAIDGLALYVNETNPVSELTLDQVKRIYQGKITNWKDIGGADSKIILYSRENNSGTYVYFKDNVLEGEDFSPSAQNMPGTAAVVNAVSKDKNSIGYGGEAYGKGIKFIKIKKDEKSPAYIPSAEYVKSGDYPISRYLYLYLRSKPTGEIKKFIDWMLSKEGQEIVTKVGYSPVK, from the coding sequence ATGAAAACAGTAATCATAATTATAATGATGGCATTAACGTTTGGATTTATGATGCCGACGGAGACCATTACAATGAAAGGTTCGGATACTATGGTTATACTCGCTCAACGATGGGCTGAAGTGTATATGTCTAAAAATAAAAATTTTACGATTCAAGTAACAGGCGGCGGTTCAGGAACCGGAATCTCGGCGCTCATAAACGGTACAACTGATATTTGTAACTCATCCAGACCAATGAAGCGCGCTGAAATGGATAAGTTAAAGCAGCGATACAATACATTAGGAGTTGAAATTAAAGTTGCAATTGATGGACTTGCACTTTATGTGAACGAAACAAATCCTGTTTCGGAATTAACACTTGACCAGGTAAAAAGAATTTATCAGGGCAAAATAACAAACTGGAAGGACATCGGTGGCGCTGATTCGAAGATAATACTTTATAGCCGAGAGAATAATTCCGGGACTTATGTTTATTTTAAGGACAATGTTCTCGAAGGCGAAGATTTTTCGCCGAGCGCACAGAATATGCCCGGAACTGCAGCGGTTGTTAATGCTGTCTCGAAAGATAAAAACAGTATCGGATACGGCGGCGAAGCTTATGGCAAGGGTATTAAATTCATAAAAATAAAAAAGGATGAAAAATCTCCCGCTTATATACCGAGCGCTGAGTATGTTAAGAGCGGAGATTACCCAATATCGAGATACTTATATCTGTATTTGCGGTCTAAACCTACAGGAGAAATCAAAAAATTTATTGACTGGATGCTTAGCAAGGAAGGGCAAGAGATTGTAACAAAGGTTGGGTATTCTCCTGTAAAGTAA
- a CDS encoding porin — MKIISSIITLLLVSININAQDSLAKKEDVEEIKGALQSVTETVIDLKNTLDALKKIKISGYIQAQFQSADTAGINSYSGGNFPVNVKSRFQVRRGRVKFMYDQDITQYVLQIDVTQNGVGIKDAYATIKEPWLQTFSFTAGVFDRPFGFEISYSSNMREAPERSRLFQTLFPGERELGVKIEAAPERGVLSFLNLKAGLFNGVLPNANENDRNKDFIGRVGFLLPFRDENFEIDGGFSLYTGNVTNTSKYFYEFNGSSPIKNFKVDSSTTNAGKGFAREYYAFDTQLYYDLPIIGGLSIKGEYITGIQPATKSYNSFYYPSTTDPNPSLYQRNFNGWYINYTQNIGLSHQFVLKYDVFDPNSNVKGNDIGLPGSNLLASDIKYSTLGVGWVYHWDSNIKFLVYYDSVNNEHVNSAATGSLAKYTRDLKDNVLTARMQYRF, encoded by the coding sequence ATGAAAATAATCTCTTCTATCATAACGCTATTATTAGTTTCTATAAATATTAATGCCCAAGATTCTTTAGCTAAAAAAGAGGATGTCGAAGAAATCAAAGGTGCTCTCCAAAGTGTAACCGAGACGGTCATCGATTTAAAAAACACACTCGATGCGTTAAAGAAAATCAAAATATCGGGGTATATTCAAGCTCAATTCCAATCGGCTGATACTGCCGGAATCAACTCTTATTCAGGCGGTAATTTCCCTGTAAATGTTAAATCACGTTTTCAAGTAAGGCGCGGACGTGTGAAGTTTATGTACGATCAAGATATAACTCAATATGTCCTTCAAATAGATGTTACACAAAACGGGGTTGGAATTAAAGACGCTTATGCGACTATTAAAGAACCTTGGTTACAAACATTTTCTTTTACGGCTGGTGTGTTCGATAGACCTTTCGGGTTTGAAATATCTTATTCTTCCAATATGCGCGAGGCACCCGAACGTTCACGGTTGTTTCAAACTCTTTTTCCGGGCGAGCGTGAGCTTGGAGTAAAAATTGAAGCCGCACCTGAAAGGGGTGTGCTAAGTTTCTTAAATCTAAAAGCCGGACTATTTAACGGTGTGCTTCCGAATGCAAACGAAAATGACCGAAACAAAGATTTTATCGGACGGGTTGGTTTTCTACTTCCATTTCGAGATGAAAATTTTGAGATTGACGGCGGTTTCTCGCTTTATACCGGAAATGTTACAAATACTTCCAAATATTTTTATGAGTTTAACGGTTCATCACCGATCAAAAATTTCAAAGTTGATTCAAGCACAACAAATGCCGGTAAAGGTTTTGCAAGAGAATACTACGCTTTTGACACTCAACTGTATTACGACCTTCCTATAATCGGCGGTCTTTCAATAAAAGGTGAATATATCACGGGAATACAACCGGCTACAAAAAGCTATAACAGTTTTTATTATCCCTCTACAACCGACCCGAATCCATCATTATATCAAAGAAATTTTAATGGCTGGTATATAAACTATACTCAAAATATTGGTTTGAGTCATCAGTTTGTTTTGAAGTATGATGTATTCGACCCTAACTCAAATGTAAAGGGTAACGATATCGGATTACCCGGCAGTAATTTATTAGCCTCAGATATTAAATACAGCACGCTCGGAGTCGGTTGGGTTTATCATTGGGATTCAAATATAAAATTTTTGGTTTACTACGATAGTGTAAATAATGAGCACGTAAATTCAGCCGCCACAGGTTCTCTGGCAAAATACACACGAGATTTAAAGGATAATGTTCTAACTGCGCGGATGCAGTATAGGTTTTAA
- a CDS encoding class I SAM-dependent methyltransferase: MKQWYESLFENYANKYEKENFTQGTIGEVDFIEAELFRSWGHNKSCKILDIGCGTGRHAIELAKRCYNVVGVDLSENMLAKARDKAKLSGAEIKFVCADARTLSYTNEFDLVIMICEGAFPLMETDDMNFQILQNAAQALKQNGKFIFTTLNGLFPLFHSVKDFIEKNIVEGKSSGNTFDLMSFRDRSIFEVEDDDGNKIVMHCNERYYVPSEITWLLKSLNFKKVDILGCKIGKWSRNDKLTIDDFEMLVVAEK, from the coding sequence ATGAAACAATGGTATGAATCTTTGTTCGAGAACTATGCGAACAAATATGAAAAAGAAAATTTTACACAAGGTACAATTGGCGAAGTCGATTTCATCGAGGCGGAACTATTCAGAAGTTGGGGACACAATAAATCCTGTAAAATTTTGGATATCGGTTGCGGAACAGGCAGACACGCAATCGAATTAGCAAAACGGTGCTATAATGTTGTAGGAGTGGACTTATCAGAAAATATGTTAGCCAAAGCTCGTGATAAAGCGAAGCTAAGTGGGGCTGAAATCAAATTCGTTTGCGCTGATGCTCGAACTTTGAGCTACACTAATGAATTCGATTTGGTAATAATGATTTGCGAAGGTGCGTTCCCTTTGATGGAAACCGATGATATGAATTTCCAGATACTGCAAAATGCTGCGCAAGCTTTGAAGCAAAACGGAAAATTTATTTTTACAACACTGAATGGTTTATTTCCTCTTTTCCATTCTGTAAAAGATTTTATTGAAAAAAATATTGTGGAAGGCAAAAGCAGTGGAAACACATTCGATTTGATGAGCTTCAGAGATCGTTCAATATTTGAAGTTGAAGACGATGATGGGAACAAAATCGTAATGCACTGTAACGAAAGATATTATGTTCCTTCCGAAATAACTTGGCTACTGAAATCACTTAATTTTAAAAAGGTTGATATACTCGGTTGTAAAATTGGCAAATGGAGTAGGAACGATAAATTAACGATAGACGATTTTGAGATGCTCGTTGTGGCAGAGAAGTGA